The following are from one region of the Vibrio rarus genome:
- the aat gene encoding leucyl/phenylalanyl-tRNA--protein transferase — protein MTLYLPELSSSNTLFPDPSLALTEPNGLLAFGGDLSVARLRNAYKQGIFPWYGVAEPILWWSPSPRAVFLPHTYKPSKSLVKFHKKHQYRVSINRATEQLIELCASTRPDEETWITDEMLIAYQTLAKAGHCHSVEVWDQDQLIGGLYGVSVGQVFCGESMVSIKTNASKVALWHFCLHFMQHGGRLIDCQIMNPHLASLGAIELPKETFHEHLLAYRDTEMPETCYEPQYLSMT, from the coding sequence ATGACCTTATATCTTCCAGAACTCAGTTCTAGTAATACACTATTTCCTGATCCAAGTTTAGCATTGACTGAACCTAACGGACTATTAGCCTTTGGCGGCGATCTGTCCGTGGCACGATTGCGTAACGCCTATAAACAAGGCATTTTTCCATGGTATGGCGTAGCTGAGCCCATTTTATGGTGGAGCCCCTCGCCGCGTGCGGTCTTTCTACCCCATACCTATAAGCCCTCAAAAAGCTTAGTGAAGTTTCACAAAAAGCATCAATACCGTGTTTCCATTAACCGCGCCACTGAGCAACTTATCGAGCTCTGTGCCAGTACACGACCCGATGAGGAAACCTGGATAACCGATGAGATGCTCATTGCCTATCAAACATTAGCAAAAGCCGGCCACTGTCATTCTGTTGAAGTGTGGGATCAAGATCAACTGATTGGTGGACTGTACGGGGTGAGCGTTGGGCAGGTCTTTTGCGGGGAGTCCATGGTCAGTATAAAAACCAACGCGTCCAAGGTGGCTTTATGGCATTTTTGTCTACACTTTATGCAACATGGGGGGCGATTAATTGATTGCCAAATAATGAACCCCCATTTAGCATCATTGGGAGCGATAGAGTTGCCCAAAGAAACATTTCATGAGCATCTTCTTGCGTACCGAGATACAGAGATGCCAGAAACGTGCTACGAACCACAATATCTGTCCATGACTTAA
- a CDS encoding outer membrane lipoprotein, whose product MRILIIFLLLCPLLAQAAYQRNTARPVNEVVYGQVQTVRYITQQQIVESKAKGWQTLLGAVVGGVIGNQFGDGTGREVATAVGAVAGGGLVQHYGHQQYRVEHKLVELLIETDDHRLIDVIQDIDRNMLFSHGDTVRILYFDNGVRVDLQQ is encoded by the coding sequence ATGAGAATACTGATTATTTTTTTACTCTTGTGTCCATTATTAGCACAAGCCGCTTATCAAAGAAACACCGCACGCCCAGTAAATGAGGTGGTGTATGGTCAAGTGCAGACGGTACGTTATATTACACAGCAACAAATTGTCGAGTCCAAAGCGAAAGGGTGGCAGACCTTATTGGGGGCTGTCGTCGGTGGCGTTATAGGGAATCAATTTGGTGACGGCACAGGCCGAGAGGTTGCTACGGCGGTAGGGGCGGTAGCAGGGGGCGGTTTAGTGCAGCACTATGGCCATCAACAGTATCGTGTTGAACATAAATTAGTCGAGTTATTAATAGAAACCGATGATCATCGCTTGATTGATGTCATTCAAGATATTGATAGAAACATGCTGTTTTCTCATGGGGACACAGTACGAATTTTGTATTTTGATAATGGCGTGCGAGTGGATTTACAACAATAA
- the aroA gene encoding 3-phosphoshikimate 1-carboxyvinyltransferase, with product MESLTLQPISKVSGVVNLPGSKSVSNRALLLAALAKGTTRLTNLLDSDDIRHMLNALQQLGVKYTLSQDKTACEVEGLGGVFNPPQALELFLGNAGTAMRPLAAALCASQGEFVLTGEPRMKERPIGHLVTALREAGAQVSYLESEGFPPLKIQGTGLTSGEVTIDGSISSQFLTAFLMSAPLADGDITIHIDGDLVSKPYIDITLHIMQQFGVSVENYDYQKFVVRAGQSYVAPGDFLVEGDASSASYFLAAAAVGGEIKVTGIGKDSIQGDIQFADALQAMGAEIEWGSDYIIARKGQLKAIDLDFNHIPDAAMTIATAALFAEGTTVIRNVYNWRVKETDRLSAMATELRKVGAVVEEGEDYIKVTPAQQLKHAQIDTYDDHRMAMCFSIVAFGTSVTINDPNCTSKTFPGYFDKLQSLVCA from the coding sequence ATGGAAAGCTTAACCCTACAACCGATCTCTAAAGTCAGTGGCGTAGTCAATTTACCGGGCTCTAAAAGTGTGTCAAATCGCGCCCTTTTATTGGCGGCATTAGCTAAAGGCACCACTCGCTTAACCAATCTGCTCGACAGTGATGATATTCGTCATATGTTGAATGCATTACAGCAACTGGGAGTGAAATACACGCTATCTCAAGATAAAACTGCGTGTGAAGTAGAAGGATTAGGGGGAGTATTTAATCCACCGCAAGCATTAGAGCTATTTTTAGGTAACGCCGGAACCGCTATGCGCCCACTCGCAGCGGCCCTTTGTGCAAGCCAAGGTGAGTTTGTATTAACGGGTGAGCCACGCATGAAAGAGCGCCCTATTGGACACTTAGTGACGGCATTGCGTGAAGCCGGAGCGCAAGTGAGTTACCTTGAAAGTGAGGGCTTTCCACCATTAAAAATTCAAGGTACGGGCCTAACGTCTGGTGAAGTGACCATTGATGGCTCAATTTCAAGCCAGTTTTTAACCGCGTTTTTGATGAGTGCTCCGTTAGCGGATGGTGATATCACCATTCATATTGATGGGGATCTGGTCTCTAAACCGTACATTGATATTACATTACACATCATGCAGCAATTTGGGGTGAGTGTAGAAAATTACGATTACCAAAAATTTGTGGTTCGTGCAGGGCAAAGCTATGTAGCACCTGGAGACTTCTTAGTGGAAGGTGATGCATCATCGGCGTCTTACTTCCTTGCCGCCGCTGCCGTAGGTGGCGAAATTAAAGTGACAGGCATAGGTAAAGACAGCATTCAAGGTGATATTCAGTTTGCAGATGCTTTACAAGCTATGGGCGCTGAAATCGAGTGGGGCAGTGATTATATTATTGCTCGTAAAGGCCAACTTAAAGCCATTGATTTAGATTTTAACCACATTCCTGACGCGGCAATGACCATAGCCACCGCCGCATTGTTTGCTGAAGGGACAACCGTCATACGTAATGTGTATAACTGGCGTGTGAAAGAGACCGATCGTTTAAGCGCGATGGCCACTGAGTTACGAAAAGTAGGCGCCGTGGTTGAAGAGGGTGAGGACTACATCAAGGTTACCCCAGCACAACAGCTTAAACATGCTCAAATTGATACCTATGATGACCATAGAATGGCCATGTGTTTCTCGATTGTCGCTTTTGGCACCTCGGTGACGATTAACGATCCCAACTGCACATCGAAAACCTTCCCGGGCTACTTCGATAAATTGCAAAGTTTAGTGTGTGCTTAA
- a CDS encoding glucosaminidase domain-containing protein, translating to MSLRKYIPTNGAIIIGSFFLILAASTYYHLFVGHNQNSTLHFKAVTLPDFAAITDVKEKKSAFFAFIKPYVQKKNAFVKQQRQTALALQKTLASGKALSDSQRDTFAQLAKQYRVEAKQFNLKEVNTLLMHVDVIPEQLVLIQAANESGWGTSRFAKQANNLFGQWCFTKGCGVVPSHRQQGKTHEVAKFASAGDSVVAYVDNLNTNQAYASFRQLRANIRAQHKTPTAEQLIHGLGSYSERADDYINDILAMLRHNKALLQSVPDAK from the coding sequence GTGAGCTTACGTAAATACATACCCACAAATGGCGCGATTATAATAGGAAGTTTTTTCCTCATATTGGCGGCATCTACCTATTATCATTTGTTTGTTGGCCACAATCAAAACAGCACTTTACACTTTAAAGCCGTGACTCTTCCTGACTTTGCTGCTATCACTGACGTTAAGGAAAAGAAAAGCGCCTTTTTCGCGTTTATAAAGCCTTATGTTCAAAAGAAAAATGCTTTTGTAAAACAGCAACGACAAACAGCGCTAGCACTACAAAAAACACTCGCCAGTGGTAAAGCTTTATCGGATTCGCAGCGCGATACTTTCGCACAACTAGCCAAACAATATCGTGTAGAAGCCAAGCAATTTAACCTTAAAGAAGTGAATACTTTATTAATGCATGTGGATGTCATTCCTGAGCAATTAGTCTTGATTCAAGCGGCGAATGAAAGTGGCTGGGGTACGTCACGCTTTGCTAAACAAGCGAACAACCTTTTTGGTCAATGGTGCTTTACTAAAGGCTGCGGTGTAGTGCCGAGTCACCGTCAACAGGGTAAAACGCATGAAGTGGCTAAATTTGCCTCTGCAGGAGACTCTGTGGTTGCCTATGTTGATAATCTAAACACCAACCAAGCTTACGCCAGTTTTCGTCAGCTTCGTGCCAACATTAGAGCGCAACATAAAACGCCTACTGCCGAGCAACTAATTCATGGCCTAGGCAGTTATTCAGAGCGTGCTGATGATTATATTAACGACATTCTTGCTATGCTTCGTCACAACAAAGCGCTTTTACAAAGCGTGCCTGACGCAAAATAA
- a CDS encoding YciN family protein, whose product MSDKKTISEFELLLIANNIIQDHADYIEGMRATSVEEKDQVLIFKGDYFLDENGLPTPNTTAVFNMFKYLAHHLSKEFTLK is encoded by the coding sequence ATGAGTGATAAGAAAACAATTTCAGAGTTCGAACTATTACTGATTGCGAACAACATCATCCAAGATCATGCCGACTATATAGAGGGAATGCGCGCTACCTCAGTGGAAGAAAAAGACCAAGTCCTTATCTTTAAAGGTGACTATTTCCTCGATGAAAATGGTTTGCCTACGCCAAACACCACCGCGGTATTTAACATGTTCAAATATCTCGCCCATCATCTATCAAAAGAATTTACCCTAAAATAA
- the topA gene encoding type I DNA topoisomerase — protein sequence MGKSLVIVESPAKAKTINKYLGKDFIVKSSVGHVRDLPTAGQSSGKKATPISTKGLSAEEKERIKKAKAKKSLIKKMGIDPYNNWEANYQILPGKEKVVAELQKLAKDADYVYLATDLDREGEAIAWHLREIIGGDEQRYKRVVFNEITKNAIQQAFETPGELNIDGVNAQQARRFMDRVVGFMVSPLLWKKVARGLSAGRVQSVATKLVVEREREIKAFIPEEFWDIHANTLTQSAADFRLNVAQRNGTAFKPTNEADTKAALSLLEKAQYEVCKREDRPTKSKPSAPYITSTLQQAASTRLGYGVKKTMMLAQRLYEAGYITYMRTDSTNLSSEAVENLRSFISSEYGDNYLPPKPLVYGSKEGAQEAHEAIRPSSVDVQEPELVGVDKDAHKLYALIWNQFVACQMTPAQYDSTTISVKAAEFTLKAKGRILKFDGWTRVQRPMGKNEDQILPEVQLGDILSLKDLEPKQHFTKPTARFTEAALVKELEKRGIGRPSTYASIISTIQDRGYVKVDQRRFYAEKMGEIVSDRLDNSFVDLMNYDFTARMEQKLDQIAEGEATWTQVLDSFFKDFSTELATAELDSDQGGMEQNHIVMTDIECPTCSRPMGIRTASTGVFLGCSGYALPPKERCKTTINLGDEDGIINVLEEDPETAALRAKRRCPICETAMDAYLIDDKRKLHVCGNNPNCEGHVVENGEFKVKGYDGPVVECDKCGADMVLKNGRFGKYMDCTNEECKNTRKILRNGEVAPPKEDPVHLPELPCTQSDAYFVLRDGASGLFMAASNFPKSRETRAPLVQEIARFKDRISPKFQYLADAPAQDPDGRPTVVRFSRKSKENYVRSEIDGKPSGWTGLYIDGKWEITDKRKKPKAKSE from the coding sequence ATGGGTAAGTCTCTCGTTATAGTGGAGTCACCAGCTAAGGCAAAAACGATCAATAAATACCTTGGTAAAGACTTCATTGTTAAATCTAGTGTTGGTCACGTCCGTGATCTACCTACTGCTGGTCAATCCAGCGGTAAAAAGGCTACGCCTATATCCACGAAAGGATTGAGCGCAGAAGAAAAAGAACGCATTAAGAAAGCAAAGGCGAAAAAGTCGCTGATTAAGAAAATGGGGATCGACCCCTATAATAACTGGGAAGCGAATTATCAAATCTTGCCAGGTAAAGAGAAGGTCGTAGCAGAACTGCAAAAATTGGCAAAAGACGCTGACTACGTCTATCTCGCAACCGATTTGGACCGCGAAGGAGAAGCTATCGCATGGCACCTTCGTGAGATCATCGGTGGCGATGAACAGCGATATAAGCGTGTGGTCTTTAACGAAATCACTAAAAATGCCATTCAGCAGGCCTTTGAAACCCCAGGTGAACTGAATATTGATGGTGTGAATGCCCAACAAGCGCGTCGCTTTATGGACCGTGTAGTGGGATTCATGGTGTCGCCATTATTATGGAAAAAAGTCGCTCGCGGATTATCTGCAGGGCGAGTGCAGTCGGTGGCAACCAAGCTAGTTGTTGAGCGTGAGCGTGAAATTAAAGCGTTTATTCCAGAAGAGTTCTGGGACATTCATGCCAATACGTTAACGCAAAGTGCAGCCGATTTTCGTCTCAATGTGGCACAAAGAAATGGCACGGCCTTTAAACCAACTAACGAAGCGGATACCAAAGCGGCATTGAGCTTGTTAGAAAAGGCGCAATACGAAGTTTGTAAACGAGAAGATCGTCCAACGAAGAGTAAGCCTTCAGCCCCTTATATCACGTCCACCTTGCAACAAGCCGCCAGTACTCGACTGGGTTACGGCGTTAAGAAAACCATGATGTTGGCACAGCGTTTGTATGAAGCGGGTTACATTACCTATATGCGTACAGACTCAACCAATTTGAGCAGTGAAGCAGTAGAAAATCTACGCAGTTTCATCAGCAGCGAATACGGTGATAACTACTTACCGCCAAAACCATTGGTTTACGGCAGTAAAGAGGGGGCTCAAGAGGCGCACGAAGCCATACGTCCTTCAAGTGTTGATGTGCAAGAGCCAGAGTTAGTGGGTGTGGATAAAGACGCTCACAAGTTGTACGCCCTTATTTGGAATCAATTTGTTGCCTGTCAAATGACACCAGCGCAATACGATTCTACTACCATTAGTGTGAAAGCCGCTGAATTTACCCTAAAAGCGAAAGGTCGTATCTTGAAGTTCGATGGTTGGACTCGCGTACAACGCCCTATGGGTAAAAACGAAGATCAGATCCTGCCAGAAGTGCAATTAGGCGATATTCTATCTTTAAAAGATTTAGAACCTAAGCAACACTTTACCAAACCAACGGCGCGCTTTACCGAAGCGGCTTTGGTGAAAGAGCTCGAAAAACGTGGTATTGGTCGCCCATCGACTTATGCTTCTATTATTTCGACGATTCAAGACCGTGGTTATGTAAAAGTGGATCAACGTCGCTTTTATGCAGAAAAAATGGGTGAGATTGTTTCTGACCGTTTAGATAACAGCTTTGTTGATTTGATGAACTACGACTTTACTGCACGAATGGAGCAAAAGCTCGATCAAATTGCAGAAGGCGAGGCAACATGGACGCAAGTTCTAGATAGTTTCTTCAAAGACTTTTCAACGGAGCTGGCAACAGCAGAACTCGATTCAGATCAAGGGGGTATGGAACAAAACCATATCGTAATGACCGACATTGAATGTCCAACCTGTTCTCGCCCTATGGGGATTAGAACGGCCTCAACTGGGGTATTCTTAGGTTGTTCGGGTTATGCGCTTCCTCCTAAAGAACGCTGTAAAACCACCATTAACCTTGGTGATGAAGACGGAATTATTAACGTCTTAGAAGAAGACCCAGAAACGGCTGCATTGCGCGCTAAGCGTCGCTGCCCTATTTGTGAAACGGCGATGGACGCCTATCTCATTGATGATAAGCGCAAACTTCACGTATGTGGTAATAACCCTAACTGTGAAGGCCACGTGGTTGAGAATGGCGAGTTTAAGGTCAAGGGCTATGATGGCCCTGTGGTTGAGTGTGATAAATGTGGCGCTGATATGGTGTTGAAAAACGGCCGTTTTGGTAAGTACATGGATTGCACCAACGAAGAGTGTAAAAATACGCGTAAGATTTTGCGCAATGGGGAAGTCGCGCCACCAAAAGAAGATCCTGTGCATTTACCTGAGCTTCCATGTACTCAGTCAGATGCTTATTTTGTGTTGCGAGATGGTGCTTCTGGTTTGTTTATGGCAGCCAGTAACTTCCCTAAATCTCGTGAAACACGCGCACCTCTTGTGCAAGAGATAGCCCGCTTTAAAGACCGTATTTCACCTAAGTTCCAATACTTAGCGGATGCACCAGCACAGGACCCTGATGGGCGTCCTACTGTGGTTCGTTTTAGCCGTAAGAGTAAAGAGAATTACGTTCGCTCAGAAATTGATGGCAAACCATCTGGATGGACGGGTTTGTATATTGATGGCAAATGGGAAATTACCGATAAACGTAAGAAACCCAAAGCAAAAAGTGAATAG